AGATCGCAAAAGAGTGGATCGGCCCGAGAATCGGTGCAAGGAGCATCGCCCCGATAATAATCGCCACATTATTCAGGAAGAGGCCCGTAAGCGCAATAAGTCCGGCGATCGTTGTCAGGAGAAGAATCCAGTAATCGATCGAATTATAATTCTTCGCCGAATTAAGCAGCAGCTCCACGGGAGTTTTTTCGTGCTTTGGGGCAGTCTTCTCCGCCCGTGAAAGAGTGGACGAGATGACAAAATCCGGGGTGGAAACTTCGATGAGGTTCTCTTTATACCTTAAATCAAGAGGCTCCCGGATTTTGTCAATTATATTGTTAACCTCGGAATCGGGTGCGAATATTTTGACCTGGACGAAATCCCCCACGTCCACATCTATATGGTAAAGATCCTCCAGCAATGGTTTAAGATTCTTGTAATCCTCATGCCTGGCATGAAGGAGTATCTTCTTCATAACTATCAGATAACTGTCATGCGATAAAAATAGTTCTTATTGTTCTTTTGCCTGCTGAATGTAGACATTTACAGCCGCAGAGATCGCAGCAGCCTCTTTGCCTCCCCGGAGGGATGCGGCAAGGTTCTGCATACGTGTCTGCTCCTCGCGGAGGTATCTCGAAAGGCTCTTCTGGATATGCTCCTCCTGCAGGAAATGGGTGTGAGTATCCCCGTTGATGAAGTGAGGGTTTCTCATTATCGCATGATGCAGCGGCAGTGTAGTCCTGACCCCGAGAATGACATACTCGTAGATCGCCCTTCTCATCCTGTCTATCGACTCCTGCCTGTCGCTTCCCCACGAGCAGAGCTTGGAGATCATCGAGTCGTACATCGGGGGGATCGCATATCCCATGTGGATACCCGAATCCACCCTGATTCCCGGGCCTCCCGGAGACCTGTAGCGGACGATCTTTCCGGGATCGGCCGTGAAATTATTCAGCGGATCTTCGGCATTGATACGGCATTCGATCGCATGGCCGTTGAGCCTGATGTCCTCCTGGGAATGCTGGAGCTCCTCGCCCGCCGCGACCTTAATCTGCTGTTTCACGATATCCATGCCGGTTATCATCTCGGTTACCGTATGCTCGACCTGGAGACGGGTGTTCATCTCCATGAAATAGTAGTTCCCCTCGCTGTAGAGGAACTCGACGGTTCCTGCATTGTAGTAGCCCGAAGCCTCGGCCACCTTCAGTGCGGACTCCGACATCCTCTCGCGGAGTTCGTCGGTCATTATCGGGCACGGGGCCTCTTCGACCAGTTTCTGGTGGCGTCTCTGTATAGAGCACTCCCTGTCATAGAGATGCACCCTGTTGCCATGCTTGTCGCAGAGGACCTGGAACTCGATATGCCGCGGTTTCACGAGATACTTCTCGATGAAGACCGTCGAATCACCGAAAGCCGATTCGGCGATCCTCATACCCTTCTCGATCGCGTTTTCGAGCTCCTCTTCGTTCTCGACGATCTGCATCCCTATGCCGCCGCCGCCTGCGCTCGCCTTGACGATCACCGGATACCCGATGTCCTTTGCGACTCTCTTTGCCTCGGTGATATCTTTGACGCCGTCATGGGTGTACGGGAGAACCGGAACGCCGGCCTTGTCCATCATGTGCTTGGAGCCGAGTTTAGACCCCATCGCCTCGATGGACTTCCACGAAGGTCCGATGAACGTCAGCCCTTCTTCTTCGCAGTATTTGGCAAATTTTGAATTTTCAGCAAGAAATCCGTACCCCGGGTGGATCGCTTCAGCTCCGGAACTCTTTGCGATCTTTAAGATACGGTCCATATTGAGATAGCTCTCTTTCGGGGGTGCGGCCCCGAGAAGATAAGCCTCGTCCGCATATTTGACGTGGAGTGCGTTTCGGTCGGGTTCGGAGAAGACGGCGACCGTCTCTATTCCAAGCTCCCTGCAGCCACGCATTATCCTGATGGCGATCTCGCCCCTGTTGGCAATTAAGATCTTGTTGAAATAACTCATTCAATCACCAGCAAGACGTCACCGCTTTGCACGGTGTCGCCTGCATCGACAAAGATCTGGGTCACCTTCCCGGCCTTTATCGATTTAATCGGGTTCTCCATCTTCATGGCCTCGAGAACCACAAGAGTGTCTCCCACTTTCACCTCGGCCCCGACACATGTCTCGACCTTGAGCACCATTCCCTGCATGTTGCTCTTGACTCCGCCCTTGATGTTCCTCGGGATCTTCTTCTCGCCGATGGATGCGGATGACGTGACCTCACTTCCCTCAACAGAGAGAATCCTGACAGCGAAGATCTCGCCGTCGACTTCGACCTCCATAAAGCTCGGAATGTTTCCTGAATCCTGCTTCCTGGACTGGGATAAGGTCGGGATCGTCTCGGCCTTTCTCTCTCCTTTGAGGAACGAAGGCGCTATTGCCGGGTAGAGGATGTATGTCAGGATGTCCTCGTCCTTCTTTACAAGGCCCTCCTCACCGGCCTCCTTTGCCATAGTCTCGTATACCGGTTCGAGGAGGTCCGCTGGTCTTCCTTCGAACGCCTTCTCACCGTCGATGATCTTCTCGCGGATCTCTTCAGGGATCGTTCCCGGGGGTTTGCCGTAGAGGCCCCTTACGTAGTCCTTGACCTCCTGCGTGACATTGGAGTATCTCTCCCCGCCCATGAGGACGTTCAGCACAGCCTGTGTTCCTACGATCTGGCTCGTCGGGGTGACGAGCGGCGGATATCCCAGATCCTTTCTGACCTTCGGGATCTCGTTATGAACGGATTCGAGTTTGTCGAGCGCATCCTGCTCCTTGAGCTGCGAGACGAGATTCGAGATCATTCCGCCGGGGAGCTGGTATATCAGGACATCCGAATCGATCCTCTCTGATATCGGGTCGATAAGCGCCCCGTATTTCTCCCTGACTACAAGGCATTTGATCTTTGCATCCCGGAGGCGCATGAGATCGATGCCTGTATCCCTGTCCGTTCCCTTCAGGCTTGCAACCACGCTCTCGGTTGCGGGCTGCGAAGTTCCCATTGCAAACGGCGACATGGCCGTATCAAGGATATCTACTCCCGCCTCTATTGCCGCCTGGTAGCTCATCGGGGCTATTCCGCTTGTCGAATGCGAGTGGAGGTTTACAGGTATGTCGATCCTCTTTTTGATTCCGGCGACGAGATCCGCAGCATCTTTCGGCATTATTAACCCGGCCATATCCTTGATGCAAACCGAATCGCTGCCTTTAGAATAGAGATCTTCGGCAAGATCTATGAATCCGGCGACCGAGTGAACAGGACTTGTCGTGTAGCTTATCGTTCCCTGGAGGTGTGCTCCTATATCCTTTACAACCTCCATGGATTTTTCCATGTTCCTGATGTCGTTTAATGCATCGAAGACCCTGAATATATCGACCCCGTTTCTTCCGGCGGCCTCGATGAATTTTTCGACTACATCATCGGGGTAATGCTTGTATCCTACCAGGTTCTGGCCGCGGAGAAGCATCTGGACCTTTGTGTTTTTCATCTCGGCCTTGATATCGCGGAGCCTCTGCCAGGGATCGTCGTTCAGGTACCGTATGCAACTGTCAAAAGTGGCGCCTCCCCAGGCCTCTACCGAAAAAAAACCTATTTTATCTAATTGTCTTGCAACAGGGATCAGATCCTCGGTCCTAAGGCGTGTAGCGATTAAGGATTGATGTGCATCCCTGAGGGTAGTATCTGTTATTTTTACAGTATTGGCAACGCTCATAAATTTCCTCCAAGGAGCCAGGATTGATTAACTATTATTCAGTCTCTAATAATTTTCTCACCGAACTATAAATATCTCACTAAAGGGAGGAAAACAATAAATACTATCATTATTGAGAAAAATAAAGCCAGCCAGTCGTTTTTTTCAGTTACGAATTCGGGGCGGTGCGTCCCGCCGCGTATATACCCTCTTCCTGCGAGGATTTTTCCATGCTCCTCCGCCCGTTTCAGCGTGATTATCAGTATATTCCCGAGAACAGGGATGTAGTCGCGAATCCTGATCTTCTTTCCCTTGAAATCCATGGCGATGCGGGCCATCCTGTAATCCTCAGGTATCCTTCTTATCTCTGTCATGGCGATCTCCGCAGTCAGGCCGAGCTCGAAACCGGTTTTTTTTCCGAAAAGCCACACGAGCGTATCGAGAATTTCACCGGGCCTGATCGCCGAGTAGGCCCAGACCGCGATGACGATCAGCGCAGACATCCTGGTGAAGTATGATATTCCGCCGGACGTCTCACCTATCGAAAGGACCGCGATGACCGAGATCATAACGAACAGTCCGAGGAAGGCGGGAAGCGAAGGGATTTTGAATTTCCTGTCCGAGAATACGATGACCCAGAGTACGGATGCAAGCGCGGCTTCCATTCCTGCAAAGGCGGCGCATGAGAGCATTATCATCGAGGCCATTCTTATTCGCGGATCTTTCATACCTGATTTCTCCTGTCCGTCACTCTGTCTTCGAGAGGATTCCTTCCGACATGTTCCAGAGGTGGTCGTATTCGGGGAGGATCTTTGATTCGTGCGTGAATATGATCCTGACGCCGCTACTTATCTCATCAAGCATATCCCTGAAATTTCTCTTCCATATGCAGTCGAGCGAACTGAAGGGTTCGTCGAGGATCATGAGATCGTATTCTTTTTGGATCATACATGCAAGATGGAGTCTCTTCAGCTCCCCGCGGGAGAGTGTCATCGGATCCCTGTTCTCTTCGTAGCGGAGGCCGGCGGTGTTCATCACTGGTTCGAGATCAAGGTCCCATGATTCGATCTCGCCTCCGATGGTCATGTGGGTGAGATGGTATTCGGGAAACTGCATCGAAAATATCCTTGATCCGATCCCTTCGGTCGTGATTGTTCCTTTATCGGGTTTCTCAATACCTGCAAGAATCGCGGCGAGTGTCGATTTTCCGCTTCCGATCCTTCCTGTGACGATATGGAGCCCTTCGGAGAACCCGGCGTCAGCTCCGAGAGTGAACTCGTCCCTGGAGAATTCGATATTATTGCATGAGATATCCATTTGTCACCCCGTCCCGGCAGGAAGATGGTCGGGATAAAAACAGGTCCCTTTGAGTTCTTCAAACACCGATGCGGGTGTTCCAGATGCGGCGACTCTTCCGTCTTCCATGTACACCGCATAGCCGGCGATCTCCCCGGCTCTCTCCATGTTCTGGGTGCAGAATACGACGTGCGTGATATCGAGACCGGTTATTATGTCGAATATCTCATCGGCCGTAACGGGGTCGAGGTGCGAATCGGGTTCGTCGAGGATCAGGAGATCCGGGTCGGCCACGATTGCTGTGGCGAGTTCGACGAGCACTTTCTCTCCGCCTGAAAGTTTCTTTACGTTTTTATCATACAAACGGGCTATCCCGAGTTTTTCGATAACCTCGTTTACGGTCTCTTCAATCTCTTCACAACCGGTATGCCTGAATTTGAGCGGGGATGCGATCTCGTCCGCAACCCTTTCGAACAGGATGTTCTTATCGGGAAATTCGGAGAGGTATCCGCTCTCGGTCTTCCGGGGAGCAGAT
Above is a window of Methanolacinia paynteri DNA encoding:
- a CDS encoding acetyl-CoA carboxylase biotin carboxylase subunit, whose protein sequence is MSYFNKILIANRGEIAIRIMRGCRELGIETVAVFSEPDRNALHVKYADEAYLLGAAPPKESYLNMDRILKIAKSSGAEAIHPGYGFLAENSKFAKYCEEEGLTFIGPSWKSIEAMGSKLGSKHMMDKAGVPVLPYTHDGVKDITEAKRVAKDIGYPVIVKASAGGGGIGMQIVENEEELENAIEKGMRIAESAFGDSTVFIEKYLVKPRHIEFQVLCDKHGNRVHLYDRECSIQRRHQKLVEEAPCPIMTDELRERMSESALKVAEASGYYNAGTVEFLYSEGNYYFMEMNTRLQVEHTVTEMITGMDIVKQQIKVAAGEELQHSQEDIRLNGHAIECRINAEDPLNNFTADPGKIVRYRSPGGPGIRVDSGIHMGYAIPPMYDSMISKLCSWGSDRQESIDRMRRAIYEYVILGVRTTLPLHHAIMRNPHFINGDTHTHFLQEEHIQKSLSRYLREEQTRMQNLAASLRGGKEAAAISAAVNVYIQQAKEQ
- a CDS encoding pyruvate/oxaloacetate carboxyltransferase, translating into MSVANTVKITDTTLRDAHQSLIATRLRTEDLIPVARQLDKIGFFSVEAWGGATFDSCIRYLNDDPWQRLRDIKAEMKNTKVQMLLRGQNLVGYKHYPDDVVEKFIEAAGRNGVDIFRVFDALNDIRNMEKSMEVVKDIGAHLQGTISYTTSPVHSVAGFIDLAEDLYSKGSDSVCIKDMAGLIMPKDAADLVAGIKKRIDIPVNLHSHSTSGIAPMSYQAAIEAGVDILDTAMSPFAMGTSQPATESVVASLKGTDRDTGIDLMRLRDAKIKCLVVREKYGALIDPISERIDSDVLIYQLPGGMISNLVSQLKEQDALDKLESVHNEIPKVRKDLGYPPLVTPTSQIVGTQAVLNVLMGGERYSNVTQEVKDYVRGLYGKPPGTIPEEIREKIIDGEKAFEGRPADLLEPVYETMAKEAGEEGLVKKDEDILTYILYPAIAPSFLKGERKAETIPTLSQSRKQDSGNIPSFMEVEVDGEIFAVRILSVEGSEVTSSASIGEKKIPRNIKGGVKSNMQGMVLKVETCVGAEVKVGDTLVVLEAMKMENPIKSIKAGKVTQIFVDAGDTVQSGDVLLVIE
- a CDS encoding energy-coupling factor transporter transmembrane component T, with product MKDPRIRMASMIMLSCAAFAGMEAALASVLWVIVFSDRKFKIPSLPAFLGLFVMISVIAVLSIGETSGGISYFTRMSALIVIAVWAYSAIRPGEILDTLVWLFGKKTGFELGLTAEIAMTEIRRIPEDYRMARIAMDFKGKKIRIRDYIPVLGNILIITLKRAEEHGKILAGRGYIRGGTHRPEFVTEKNDWLALFFSIMIVFIVFLPLVRYL
- a CDS encoding ATP-binding cassette domain-containing protein; protein product: MDISCNNIEFSRDEFTLGADAGFSEGLHIVTGRIGSGKSTLAAILAGIEKPDKGTITTEGIGSRIFSMQFPEYHLTHMTIGGEIESWDLDLEPVMNTAGLRYEENRDPMTLSRGELKRLHLACMIQKEYDLMILDEPFSSLDCIWKRNFRDMLDEISSGVRIIFTHESKILPEYDHLWNMSEGILSKTE
- a CDS encoding energy-coupling factor ABC transporter ATP-binding protein; this encodes MIEFDEVSFRDLEIPALKIPEGVCAVFGPNGSGKSTFLKLLSGMELPEKGSILIDGSAPRKTESGYLSEFPDKNILFERVADEIASPLKFRHTGCEEIEETVNEVIEKLGIARLYDKNVKKLSGGEKVLVELATAIVADPDLLILDEPDSHLDPVTADEIFDIITGLDITHVVFCTQNMERAGEIAGYAVYMEDGRVAASGTPASVFEELKGTCFYPDHLPAGTG